The following proteins are encoded in a genomic region of Pyrus communis chromosome 11, drPyrComm1.1, whole genome shotgun sequence:
- the LOC137708089 gene encoding protein POST-ILLUMINATION CHLOROPHYLL FLUORESCENCE INCREASE, chloroplastic, whose translation MAAATKSSIFAASTQPFPTTPSIFGSKASPPVSNTLASSFRGSSLARCPSIRKKVVKGNAKVSAAATTFAPTPVEEPKEFSLPSWAMFELGRAPVYWKTVNGLPPTAGEKLRIFYNPAANKIVPNEEYGIAFNGGFNQPIMCGGEPRAMLSINRGKADSPMYSIQICIPRHALNLIFSFTNGVDWDGPYRLQFQVPNGLKNKPLEFFNEGLAEELSKDGACERAIFPDTFVVVTRCNMIGNLTVEGGDRCNLNLVPGCTDPSSPSYDPLANVDDGSCPMELE comes from the exons ATGGCTGCAGCAACAAAATCTTCGATCTTTGCGGCGTCCACACAACCTTTTCCTACCACACCGTCCATTTTTGGTAGCAAAGCAAGCCCACCTGTTTCAAACACTCTTG CTAGCAGTTTTCGGGGTTCATCCTTGGCGAGGTGTCCTTCGATAAGGAAGAAAGTTGTGAAGGGCAATGCGAAAGTCAGTGCTGCTGCAACAACTTTTGCACCAACTCCTGTAGAGGAACCCAAAGA GTTCTCACTACCCTCATGGGCTATGTTTGAACTTGGGAGAGCTCCTGTGTATTGGAAAACCGTGAACGGTCTTCCTCCTACCGCT GGAGAAAAGCTAAGGATTTTCTACAACCCAGCTGCAAATAAAATTGTCCCAAATGAAGAATATGGGATTGCATTTAATG GAGGTTTTAATCAGCCTATAATGTGCGGCGGTGAGCCAAGGGCAATGCTTAGTATAAACCGAGGCAAAGCCGATTCCCCAATGTATTCCATCCAAATATGTATTCCCCGGCATG CCCTGAACTTAATCTTTTCGTTTACAAACGGAGTTGATTGGGATGGTCCTTACAGACTACAATTTCAAGTTCCCAACGGTTTGAAGAACAAACCGCTTGAATTCTTTAACGAG GGACTAGCAGAAGAGTTGAGTAAAGACGGTGCATGTGAGAGAGCAATCTTTCCTGATACGTTTGTTGTCGTAACAAGATGCAATATGATTGGGAATTTGACAGTTGAAGGA GGCGATCGTTGCAACCTTAATCTCGTACCAGGATGCACAGATCCCAGTTCACCATCCTACGACCCGCTTGCCAATGTGGACGATGGATCATGCCCAATGGAGCTAGAGTAG
- the LOC137708088 gene encoding palmitoyl-monogalactosyldiacylglycerol delta-7 desaturase, chloroplastic, protein MDLITSPQSNPKTHHCFHLRRTFLRPGRPVLGLRPLPQSSKLLTFDHCNSKQSQPNKFLTSTKLFSLFLTNSNRKASALSTNAALSEALEPELTETGEYKFKRILLSDVIVKRPKNVFMGRKWIPMDVATAGVVAAMHLLSLFAPFQFNWGAFWVAVALYVVTGLFGITLSFHRNLSHKSFKLPKFLEYLFAYCGSQALQGSPIDWVSVHRYHHQFCDSEKDPHSPIEGFWYSHMSWVFDTKSVNERCGGSNNAGDLEKQPFYQLLHKTYIAHPIALGLVLYAMGGFPFLVWGMGVRTIWVYHITWLVNSACHVWGNRAWNTGDLSRNNWWVAILAFGEGWHNNHHAFEYSARHGLKWWQLDMTWYVVRFLQAIGLATDVKLPTEAHKQRMALN, encoded by the exons atgGATTTGATCACATCACCACAGTCCAATCCCAAAACCCACCATTGTTTTCATCTCCGCCGCACGTTTCTCCGGCCGGGAAGACCAGTTTTGGGTCTAAGGCCATTGCCCCAGAGCTCCAAGCTCCTCACTTTTGATCATTGCAACTCAAAACAATCACAACCCAATAAGTTTTTAACAAGCACAAAGCTTTTCAGCCTTTTTCTTACCAATTCTAATAGAAAAGCATCAGCATTAAGCACCAATGCAGCATTGTCTGAAGCCTTGGAACCAGAACTAACAGAGACAGGAGAGTACAAGTTTAAGAGAATTCTACTTTCTGATGTGATTGTGAAGAGGCCGAAGAATGTGTTTATGGGGAGAAAGTGGATTCCAATGGACGTGGCCACAGCTGGTGTGGTGGCGGCAATGCATTTGCTTAGCCTTTTTGCACCTTTTCAATTCAATTGGGGAGCTTTTTGGGTGGCAGTGGCACTTTATGTTGTGACTGGTCTATTTGGAATCACTCTTTCTTTTCATAGGAATCTCTCGCACAAGAGTTTCAAGCTCCCCAAGTTTCTTGAGTACTTATTTGCTTATTGTGGATCCCAAGCACTTCAG GGGAGCCCAATTGATTGGGTGAGTGTGCACAGGTACCACCACCAGTTCTGTGATTCTGAGAAAGACCCACATAGCCCAATTGAAGGTTTCTGGTACAGTCACATGAGTTGGGTCTTTGATACCAAATCTGTGAATGAAAGG TGTGGGGGATCAAATAATGCTGGGGATCTAGAGAAGCAGCCCTTCTATCAGCTCCTGCATAAAACTTACATTGCTCACCCTATTGCTCTTGGACTTGTACTATATGCAATGGGAGGATTCCCATTCCTTGTGTGGGGAATG GGTGTGAGGACTATATGGGTATACCACATTACTTGGCTTGTTAACTCAGCTTGCCACGTTTGGGGAAACAGAGCATGGAATACCGGTGACTTGTCTAGGAACAATTG GTGGGTGGCAATACTAGCGTTTGGAGAGGGTTGGCACAACAATCACCATGCATTTGAGTACTCGGCTAGGCATGGCCTGAAATGGTGGCAGCTTGACATGACATGGTATGTTGTAAGATTTCTCCAAGCTATTGGATTGGCAACCGATGTGAAGCTACCAACTGAGGCCCACAAACAAAGGATGGCTTTGAACTAA
- the LOC137708090 gene encoding pseudo histidine-containing phosphotransfer protein 6, giving the protein MLGLGVDQLRADMNRLLAMLFHQGVLDEQFLQLQQLQDESSPNFVSEVVNIYFHESEKLLRNLRGLLMDREFSDYKKMGTHLNQFMGSSSSIGAKRIRNVCVAFRAASEHNNRAGCLRALELLEHEYCYLKNKLHELFQIQQQRVLAAGVRYPMQNN; this is encoded by the exons ATGTTGGGGTTGGGTGTCGATCAGTTGCGAGCAGACATGAATCGTTTGCTCGCGATGCTCTTTCACCAG GGAGTATTGGATGAGCAATTCTTGCAGCTTCAACAACTCCAGGACGAGAGCTCGCCAAACTTTGTTTCTGAAGTTGTCAACATATATTTTCATGAGTCCGAGAAACTGTTGAGAAATCTCAGAGGATTGTT GATGGATAGGGAGTTCTCGGACTACAAGAAAATGGGAACACATTTGAATCAGTTTATGGGAAGCAGCTCAAGCATTGGAGCCAAGAGAATCAGAAACGTCTGCGTCGCTTTTCGCGCTGCTTCTGAACACAATAACCGTGCTGG GTGCTTGAGAGCCTTAGAGCTGCTGGAACACGAATATTGCTACCTTAAGAACAAGCTACATGAATTATTCCAG ATACAGCAGCAACGAGTCTTGGCAGCTGGGGTTAGGTACCCAAtgcaaaacaattaa